One Helianthus annuus cultivar XRQ/B chromosome 12, HanXRQr2.0-SUNRISE, whole genome shotgun sequence genomic region harbors:
- the LOC110894879 gene encoding syntaxin-81, producing the protein MAKVRDRTEDFKDAVNRGALSLGFNEAKRAALMASFIIHKPRERSHFTKAALKTLESIGTLEQFLKKHRKDYIDPHRTTEEERDSIEHEVSVFVKACKEQIDVLKTSITDEEVNSKGWLGIRADNANADTIAHKHGVVLILSEKLHSVTSQFDQLRAVRFQDAINRAMPRRKPKRPPMKTSTDVDNNLESREPTTSETADPGEIQPEPMKIQQQLLDDETRALQVELSSLLDAARDTETKMVEMSALNHLMSTHVLQQAQQIEYLYDQAVEATKNVEMGNKELTQAIQRNSSSRTFLLLFLVVLTFSVLFLDWYS; encoded by the exons ATGGCTAAGGTTAGAGACCGGACTGAAGACTTTAAAGATGCTGTCAACAGGGGAGCTTTGTCTTTAGGATTTAACGAG GCCAAAAGGGCAGCTCTTATGGCATCTTTTATCATTCATAAACCTCGGGAAAGATCACATTTTACCAAGGCTGCATTGAAGACG CTAGAGAGCATTGGAACTCTAGAACAATTTTTAAAAAAGCATAGGAAGGATTATATAGACCCTCATCGTACAACAGAAGAGGAGAGGGACAGCATTGAACATGAA GTTAGCGTTTTTGTTAAAGCCTGTAAAGAACAGATTGACGTTCTCAAAACTAGCATAACTGATGAAGAAGTGAATTCAAAGGGCTGGCTTGGCATTCGGGCTGACAATGCTAATGCTGATACTATTGCACACAAACATGGAGTG GTTTTAATATTAAGTGAAAAGTTGCATTCAGTGACATCACAGTTTGACCAACTCAGAGCCGTACGATTTCAAGATGCTATTAATCGAGCTATGCCTAGAAGAAAACCAAAACGGCCCCCCATGAAAACATCTACTGATGTCGACAACAATCTGGAGTCGAGAGAACCAACAACTTCAGAGACCGCGGACCCTGGTGAAATCCAACCCGAACCCATGAAAATCCAGCAGCAACTTTTAGATGATGAAACACGTGCTCTTCAG GTGGAGTTGTCGAGTCTTCTAGATGCAGCGCGTGACACTGAAACAAAGATGGTAGAGATGTCGGCTTTAAATCATCTGATGTCAACACATGTGTTGCAACAGGCTCAACAAATAGAGTATCTGTATGACCAG GCGGTTGAAGCAACGAAAAACGTAGAGATGGGTAACAAGGAATTAACACAAGCCATCCAGCGAAACAGCAGTAGCCGAACATTTCTTTTGCTTTTTCTAGTTGTGCTTACATTTTCTGTTCTCTTTCTTGACTGGTACAGTTGA
- the LOC110894878 gene encoding flavonol 4'-sulfotransferase-like: protein METKVMSARDIEEMIKTFPQYTHSWVKGREIMYNYQGIWCHPKFLEGIISAQHTFKAQPSDVFLCSHPKSGTTWLKAIAFAIVTRQKFDESNTPLLTNIPHNCIPSLEKNIEQILENRHIDNSCITPIATHIPYNLLPESIRASNCKIVYIYRDIKDVIVSYYHFMLGRLNVPIEDAPFEEAFDEFCQGINVFGPIWDHLSGFAKASLERPEITLLLKYEDMIKDPTSNVKRLAEFIGYPFTTQEEKEGVIERIIKMCSFENLSKLEVNRSGIQNGERARAIVSENRLYFRKGKVGDWENHFTDEMKEKIDKLINEKLSHTGLALK from the coding sequence ATGGAGACCAAAGTTATGTCTGCTAGAGACATTGAAGAGATGATCAAAACATTTCCTCAATACACTCATAGTTGGGTGAAAGGCAGGGAAATCATGTACAACTATCAAGGCATATGGTGCCATCCAAAGTTCCTCGAAGGAATAATTTCAGCACAACATACCTTCAAGGCTCAACCAAGTGATGTGTTTCTATGCAGTCATCCCAAAAGCGGCACGACATGGCTAAAGGCCATTGCTTTTGCCATCGTAACCCGACAAAAGTTTGACGAATCCAACACACCTTTGCTCACAAACATCCCTCATAACTGCATTCCCTCCCTTGAGAAAAATATTGAGCAAATCCTTGAAAACCGCCACATCGACAACTCATGTATCACACCCATAGCCACACACATTCCTTACAACTTATTGCCAGAATCAATCCGAGCTTCAAACTGCAAGATAGTTTATATATATCGGGATATAAAAGATGTCATAGTTTCTTATTACCATTTCATGTTAGGAAGACTAAACGTACCCATAGAAGATGCCCCATTTGAGGAGgcatttgacgagttttgtcagGGCATTAATGTCTTTGGACCAATTTGGGATCATCTCTCAGGATTTGCGAAAGCAAGCCTAGAGAGACCCGAGATAACTCTTTTGTTGAAATATGAAGATATGATAAAGGATCCTACAAGCAACGTGAAGAGACTTGCAGAGTTCATTGGGTATCCCTTTACAACCCAAGAAGAGAAAGAAGGTGTGATAGAAAGaattataaaaatgtgtagtttTGAGAATTTGAGCAAGTTAGAAGTAAACAGAAGTGGTATTCAAAATGGAGAACGCGCTAGGGCTATTGTGTCTGAAAACCGACTCTACTTCAGGAAGggtaaggttggagattgggagAACCACTTTACGGATGAGATGAAGGAAAAGATTGACAAACTGATCAATGAGAAATTGAGCCACACTGGCTTAGCTCTAAAATGA